A window of Babesia microti strain RI chromosome III, complete genome contains these coding sequences:
- a CDS encoding hypothetical protein (overlaps_old_locusTagID:BBM_III02795;~overlaps_old_locusTagID:BBM_III02800) — translation MDIKNRYYLGEFSTDATCISIYPKNVPLNDGMAVDGNVSSLAKAFSGDTVLYDAASVNGAYDKYYGYSHSSLGKDRLDAECVTSDINLNEYKQEYQSNYPANNCGNYTSYQDEYAEAGKDLHGCLDYAYLQQRTCYIGPGNLDTHFDYMNPVLPVKRGESDVNESKLQGKGMKRGMNYIYNKNLTTTAQKFKAKREKSHTMVTRMSIRRQVKSMDNIDLQTRLLDSMDLADPQPSTPSVVDEGVSLGHESRQEMANAVLEITPKIELQQEYDVTPLQGIAYYINSYTIHVFGMKKYRPNCKNLTCVIFSVPKEAITRRKITIKYLLNYHQSLLPTILLLESLKTYETFLTFCKDADLARTPHKIFSKIILKLGKSSSSDADNGDATQGTGRKFKRSWKPDSITTLNATKSLTQPRSKPLGKWAGFFCGDYKARSAAHSSYVEGLYLVDIDDIAVELEGFEHQFKWEIDLLWERGEIARDERDEWYRLGGLDHECMAYHKMVQERYEKNMEFYGHPYTQLDAPDNHVIEKFNVINPPPNFTPLPPFIEPKLKYPRPESHRGIITSYVKEQDQDFSFKLSLHFPHEFINPQL, via the coding sequence atgGATATTAAAAACCGGTACTACTTGGGTGAATTTAGCACCGACGCCACGTGTATTTCGATATACCCGAAAAATGTGCCCTTAAACGACGGCATGGCTGTAGACGGCAACGTTTCTTCGCTGGCCAAGGCTTTTAGCGGGGACACCGTCCTTTACGACGCGGCATCAGTCAACGGGGCTTACGATAAATACTACGGCTACAGCCACTCAAGTTTGGGCAAAGATAGGTTGGACGCAGAATGTGTGACTTCGGATATAAATCTCAACGAATATAAACAGGAGTACCAGTCGAATTACCCTGCCAACAACTGCGGGAACTACACATCCTATCAAGACGAATATGCGGAGGCGGGGAAAGATTTGCACGGCTGCCTGGACTATGCATACTTGCAACAGCGCACATGTTATATTGGACCTGGGAATTTGGACACTCATTTTGACTATATGAACCCAGTCTTACCGGTAAAACGCGGGGAATCCGATGTAAATGAGTCCAAGCTCCAAGGGAAGGGGATGAAGCGAGGCATGAAttacatatacaataaGAATCTGACCACAACGGCTCAAAAGTTCAAGGCTAAACGGGAAAAGTCTCATACAATGGTCACCAGAATGTCCATACGGCGACAGGTAAAGTCGATGGATAATATTGACTTGCAGACCAGGCTGCTCGATTCAATGGATCTGGCCGACCCGCAACCCTCTACGCCCTCCGTTGTCGACGAAGGGGTTTCTTTGGGTCATGAAAGTAGGCAGGAGATGGCAAATGCAGTTTTGGAAATTACTCCCAAAATCGAGCTTCAGCAGGAGTACGACGTAACGCCTCTCCAGGGCATTGCCTATTACATAAACAGCTACACAATTCATGTGTTTGGTATGAAGAAATACCGTCCAAATTGCAAAAATTTGACTTGCGTAATATTTTCAGTGCCAAAAGAGGCGATCACTAGACGGAAAATTACTATTAAATACCTGCTAAACTACCACCAATCTCTTCTCCCGACAATTCTCCTACTTGAGTCACTAAAAACGTACGAAACGTTTTTGACATTTTGCAAAGATGCAGACTTGGCCAGAACCCcacacaaaattttttctaaaataATCCTAAAGCTTGGCAAATCATCCAGCTCAGACGCCGACAACGGCGATGCGACCCAGGGCACAGGGAGAAAGTTTAAACGTTCCTGGAAACCAGATTCAATTACTACTTTAAATGCTACCAAGTCTTTAACACAGCCCAGATCCAAGCCTTTGGGCAAGTGGGCTGGATTTTTTTGTGGTGATTACAAGGCACGATCTGCCGCCCACTCTAGCTACGTTGAAGGCCTATACCTCGTCGATATAGATGACATAGCCGTTGAGCTTGAAGGGTTTGAGCATCAGTTCAAGTGGGAAATTGATTTACTCTGGGAGAGGGGTGAGATTGCACGGGACGAGAGGGATGAATGGTACAGATTGGGGGGCCTTGACCATGAATGCATGGCGTACCACAAAATGGTGCAGGAAAGATACGAGAAGAATATGGAGTTTTATGGGCACCCCTACACTCAATTAGATGCCCCTGATAACCACGTTATTGAAAAGTTTAACGTTATCAACCCACCTCCTAACTTTACTCCGCTACCGCCCTTTATTGAGCCCAAGCTTAAATACCCCCGGCCTGAGTCACACAGGGGGATAATTACCTCATATGTTAAGGAGCAGGATCAGGACTTTTCcttcaaattatcacttcATTTTCCACATGAATTTATCAACCCACAGTTGTAA